Proteins encoded in a region of the Pseudothermotoga elfii DSM 9442 = NBRC 107921 genome:
- a CDS encoding SIS domain-containing protein — MESIFLKDMFEQPEAIKDLLSKKKEIRSKAGRLTHENILFLGMGASHYASIYATVYLRLKGINAVSVELSEFIWYANPDLLEFFDTIFLISQSGETAELTRFVDLFNDKLNRCVLVTNNENSFNASAFEASRLFPIYAGHERAMGSSKTFINTIVTLLLIAETWTGDELPFEKLPEALSKALEIDVSLYAKDMLDSKSVILVGRGFAVPVLKMAQLTLAEIAKVSSVVYSGAGFRHGPMELLVTDPLITVVAQHGRTSKLTFDLIGDLSFYQKVWCITDENVSFQRTISTPDGLIEELSCIPVMAIFQKVANEISIAKGYEPGVGLIASKVTKKE; from the coding sequence ATGGAATCGATCTTTCTAAAAGACATGTTTGAACAGCCAGAGGCAATTAAGGATCTCCTTTCAAAGAAGAAAGAAATTAGATCCAAAGCTGGTAGATTAACACATGAAAATATCCTTTTTCTTGGTATGGGAGCTTCTCATTATGCTTCCATTTATGCAACAGTATATCTTCGCTTGAAAGGAATCAACGCTGTTTCAGTTGAATTGTCCGAGTTCATATGGTATGCCAATCCAGATTTACTCGAATTTTTTGACACGATTTTTCTGATCAGCCAATCGGGAGAAACTGCTGAATTGACAAGATTTGTAGATCTCTTTAACGACAAACTTAATAGATGTGTTCTTGTCACAAACAACGAAAATAGTTTCAATGCCAGTGCTTTTGAAGCATCAAGACTGTTTCCAATTTATGCCGGCCATGAAAGGGCAATGGGGTCTTCAAAAACCTTTATTAATACTATTGTAACTCTTTTATTGATAGCTGAAACGTGGACTGGTGACGAACTACCTTTCGAAAAATTGCCAGAAGCTTTGAGTAAAGCTCTTGAAATTGATGTTAGCCTGTACGCCAAGGATATGTTAGACAGTAAGAGTGTCATACTCGTTGGCCGTGGTTTTGCAGTTCCTGTGTTGAAAATGGCTCAACTAACTCTGGCTGAAATTGCAAAGGTCAGCAGCGTTGTTTACAGTGGGGCTGGCTTCAGGCATGGGCCTATGGAATTGCTCGTAACAGATCCTTTAATAACTGTGGTTGCACAGCACGGAAGAACGTCAAAGCTCACTTTTGATTTGATAGGTGATCTCTCATTTTATCAAAAGGTCTGGTGTATAACTGATGAAAATGTTTCATTCCAGCGAACAATTTCAACGCCAGACGGCTTGATTGAAGAACTTTCCTGTATTCCAGTTATGGCTATTTTTCAAAAAGTCGCCAATGAGATATCAATTGCGAAAGGTTATGAACCAGGAGTGGGGTTGATAGCCTCAAAGGTAACCAAAAAAGAATAA